One genomic window of Amyelois transitella isolate CPQ chromosome 8, ilAmyTran1.1, whole genome shotgun sequence includes the following:
- the LOC106136851 gene encoding large ribosomal subunit protein eL20, giving the protein MKAKGELKEFEVIGRKLPSESEPKPPLYKMRIFSPDPIVAKSRFWYFLRQLKKFKKTTGEIVSIKEIPEKSPVKIKNFGIWLRYESRSGVHNMYREYRDLSVGGAVTQCYRDMGARHRARAHSIQIIKVEVIKASACRRPQVKQFHNSHIRFPLPKRVHHHKRLNTFAYKRPSTYFL; this is encoded by the exons ATGAAGGCGAAAGGAGAG tTGAAGGAATTCGAGGTCATAGGCCGCAAGCTCCCTTCGGAGAGCGAGCCGAAGCCTCCACTATACAAAATGAGAATTTTCTCTCCTGACCCTATTGTAGCCAAGTCCCGATTTTGGTACTTCTTGCGACAACTGAAGAAGTTCAAGAAGACtactggtgaaattgtttctATCAAG gaAATCCCAGAGAAGAGCCCCGTCAAGATCAAGAACTTTGGTATCTGGTTGCGCTATGAGTCTCGGTCGGGAGTTCACAACATGTACCGCGAGTACCGTGACCTCAGTGTCGGTGGCGCAGTCACACAGTGCTACAGGGACATGGGGGCAAGGCACAGGGCACGTGCTCACTCTATCCAG ATCATCAAAGTGGAAGTAATCAAGGCGTCCGCATGCCGCCGGCCGCAAGTGAAACAGTTCCACAACAGTCACATCCGTTTCCCATTGCCGAAACGCGTGCACCACCACAAGCGCCTCAACACGTTCGCTTACAAGAGGCCAAGCACATATTTCCTGTAA